One region of Primulina tabacum isolate GXHZ01 chromosome 1, ASM2559414v2, whole genome shotgun sequence genomic DNA includes:
- the LOC142511544 gene encoding two-component response regulator ARR14-like, with protein MAMWDFGGVWGNEGTSIPMASFHAMVHEIHVLVVDHETESLMNTAKMLEMCSYRVTFVELASAAISMISSGKAKFDIVMANVNSPDLHGFKLLQLSVNMDLPVILMSADDNAFMAMKALENGAFLFIKKPATLEILRCLWQYVLKEKTRMVREKERLPEAAAAAGNYKVRGMEIYNGEDYNGHNYNYGGNNGNMMMMMNNKGKLGKKLMGQKGSWREDGIYGPENHMLGVNKVRRKVCTEWTQDLHAKFMDAVRTLGEGRCFPKEILDLMNTPGLTRMQVASHLQKCRNDNWRSPDERKSQQNSPQASSDLNMSNYKPRRFGSMPQLAKQESEPRSTSETETPDKAENGKMGLPPAAYEHPPQPGLNGKSHGIRRHPSDDFFSFTDMDCLMQNFSGVTQGPVMNPQTLGPGPYHFNQVYPQQNSVVPGMDGRCHWSSVATNFESDGSETKDNENN; from the exons ATGGCTATGTGGGATTTTGGTGGCGTTTGGGGAAATGAAGGAACGAGCATTCCAATGGCTTCATTCCATGCAATGGTGCATGAGATTCATGTGTTGGTTGTGGATCATGAGACTGAATCACTAATGAACACTGCTAAGATGCTGGAAATGTGCTCATACCGAG TTACATTTGTTGAACTTGCTTCTGCTGCCATATCAATGATCTCAAGCGGAAAGGCCAAATTCGACATTGTGATGGCTAATGTCAACTCGCCAGACCTGCATGGATTCAAGcttctccaactctctgtcaaCATGGATTTACCAGTCATTT TAATGTCGGCGGACGATAACGCGTTCATGGCCATGAAAGCTCTGGAGAATGGTGCCTTCCTTTTCATCAAAAAACCTGCAACACTTGAGATCCTGAGGTGCCTGTGGCAATATGTTCTCAAGGAAAAAACCCGAATGGTTCGTGAAAAAGAGAGACTTCCGGAAGCAGCAGCAGCCGCGGGTAATTACAAAGTACGAGGTATGGAAATCTATAACGGAGAAGATTACAACGGTCATAACTATAACTATGGAGGCAACAACGGCaacatgatgatgatgatgaacaATAAGGGTAAATTAGGCAAGAAGTTAATGGGGCAAAAGGGTAGTTGGCGCGAGGATGGCATATATGGTCCGGAGAATCATATGCTTGGGGTTAATAAGGTTAGGAGAAAGGTGTGTACGGAGTGGACTCAGGATCTTCATGCGAAGTTTATGGATGCTGTTAGGACACTTGGTGAAGGAA GATGCTTCCCGAAAGAGATTCTTGATCTAATGAATACACCTGGTTTGACAAGAATGCAAGTTGCTAGTCATCTGCAG AAATGTCGGAATGACAATTGGCGATCACCGGATGAAAGGAAATCCCAACAAAACTCCCCTCAAGCGTCTTCTGATCTCAATATGTCCAACTACAAGCCAAGGCGATTTGGGTCGATGCCCCAGTTGGCTAAGCAAGAATCTGAACCAAGATCGACCTCTGAAACCGAGACCCCGGATAAGGCTGAGAATGGAAAAATGGGACTTCCGCCAGCAGCATACGAGCATCCACCGCAGCCCGGCCTGAATGGCAAATCCCATGGCATCAGGAGGCATCCATCTGATGACTTCTTTAGCTTTACAGATATGGATTGCTTGATGCAGAACTTCTCTGGCGTGACACAAGGACCTGTGATGAATCCTCAGACTTTGGGGCCAGGCCCATATCACTTTAACCAAGTTTACCCA
- the LOC142546138 gene encoding uncharacterized protein LOC142546138 translates to MESPLLTLFVASLGLLFCYFTIIVESQQFPNPPPGISPPPPPPPPPPSPPPPPPPSPPPPPPPPPPPPPPPPFSSSPPPPFQSPPPPSPSPHPPNSPPNATLEHTNHHKSHRNLRPPQRKKNLNTGEKIGLMFVVVAGILQVCVVAFLLVSRRQLLKAEKGY, encoded by the coding sequence ATGGAGTCCCCATTGTTGACTTTGTTCGTTGCGTCTTTGGGGCTTCTCTTTTGTTATTTTACCATCATTGTGGAATCTCAACAATTTCCGAATCCCCCGCCGGGAATTTCTCcgccacctccacctccacctccacctccatcACCGCCGCCTCCCCCTCCACCTTCTCCCCcgcctccacctccacctccgcCACCGCCTCCACCACCGCCTCCCTTTTCATCTTCTCCTCCACCGCCATTTCAATCACCACCACCTCCTTCCCCATCTCCTCATCCTCCTAACTCACCACCCAATGCAACCTTGGAACATACCAACCACCATAAATCCCATAGGAACTTGAGACCGCCTCAGAGGAAAAAGAATCTCAACACGGGGGAGAAAATTGGGTTGATGTTTGTAGTGGTTGCAGGAATCCTGCAAGTGTGTGTGGTGGCATTCTTGTTGGTCAGTAGAAGGCAACTTTTGAAGGCCGAAAAGGGCTATTGA